From the genome of Sulfurimonas hongkongensis:
CTCATCAAACTCTAAGGCTGCCATTATCGCACTAGCTGAGTACTTAGGTGAAGAGCTTGAGATAATTGAGTTTGAGAGAAAAAATCCTCTCACACTCCTTGAGACTCCAACTCATCCAAAAGATGTGCAAAGCTCAACTGCCATCATCGCTTTTAGCAGAAGAGATGTGCTAAGACTAAAGCAAGAGTTCTCAAACACCTTTAGTGTAAGTGTAGTCTATGGAAATCTCTCTCCAGAAGTAAGACGAGAAGAAGCTCGTCGTTTTAGATCTAAAGAGACACAAATTCTTATCGCTACAGATGCTATAGCTATGGGGATGAATCTTCCCATCAAGACTATACTTTTTTCAAAAGCAACAAAGTTTGATGGAGTAAATGATAGAAATCTTGTAGCCTCAGAGATACAACAAATCTCTGGAAGAGCTGGTCGTTATGGGTTAAATGAAGAGGGTTTTGTAGGAGCGCTAAACATTGAAGCTCTAAATATTGTAAGTAAAAACTTTTATAAAAAGGCAAAAGAGATAACTATACCTTTTAATGTGATGGCAAATCTAGAGCATATAAAACTAGTTTCACACATCTTAGAAGAGAACTCACTTAGTGAGATTTTAAAGTTTTTTGTAAAAAATATGGAGTTTAATGGCCCTTTTCGAGCTTACAACTTAGATGATATGCTTGAAGCTGCTTTTATAGTAGATGCTTACAATTTAGATATCGCTACGAAGTATCATCTCTCCTGTGCGCCACTTACTCTAAAGTCTCCTTATATTATCGCAGCTTTTGAGAGCTATATCTTAGCGCTAGAGAAAAAAATCCCAGTTACTTACACACCCCCACAACTAAATAGATCATATGCCACTACAGCACAAGAGCTTTTAATAGCTGAGGATATGGTAAAAGAGATATCACTCTATTTGTGGCTTAGTTATCGTTTTGAGGAGTACTTTTTAGATGCCCAGCTAGCCCGTAAGACAAGAGGCATCCTAAATAGATATATAGAAGAGTCATTGCAACAGACTCACTTTGTACAAAACTGTAGAATATGCTCAGCCACACTACCTAAAAATTCTAAGTACAATATATGTCAGGCGTGCTTTAAGAAGAACTATACAAGGAAGTCATATAGAGGAAAAAGAAGAGGCTAAAAGCCTCTCTTTTTAACTCTTGAATTGATCTATTGTAGATTGTAGAGAGTGAGCTATTTTTACTAATCTTTCTAAGTCATTTTCTATACTTGAGATACTAGTATTGTTTGCAGTTGAGAGGACATCTATCTTGTGAATCTCTTCTATAATCTCTTCAACACTTTTTGAGATGACTATAGTGTCACGAGCGGATTTATCTGCAACCTTAGTTGATGTATCTATCGCATTAGAAGTTGTAGAGATCTTCTGCTCAACATCATTGGAGATACTAAGAAGACTCTCTATACTTTTTGCATTTACATGCATCTTATCGCTTACATCATTGATGGATTGAACGATAGTTCCTACGCTAATATCTATCTCTGTTAGTGACTTCTGAGTTCTCTCAGCTAGTTTTCTTACCTCATCTGCAACTACTGCAAAACCTCGCCCATGCTCACCTGCTCGAGCTGCTTCAATAGCAGCATTAAGAGCTAGTAGGTTTGTTTGCTCAGCTATCTCTTTTATAACATTTAGCACATCTTTTACTTGATCAGCATCACTTCTAAGTCCTACAAGTTCGCTAGATAGTTCATTCTCTGTCTCAACAAAAGAGTTTACTTCTTTGCCTAGAACTGATAAAGATTCTCTAGCAGTTCCAAGTTCATCATGTGCCTCTTTAACATTTTTTTGAGTCTCTTCTGAGGCTTGCATGTTTTCAATAAGAAGATCTTTTATAGATAGACTTTTTGTGTTTGTGTTAGCTACAATAGCCCGCTCTTGAGCTGTGCTCTCACGGATCACATGGCTAGACTGCTCAATTTCAGATGCAATGGAGGTGTTTTTTTCACCAAGAGATTTTATCTCGTTAATAGTGCTTTGAACCATCTCTATAAATTTGTTCACCTCATCTGCAGTCTCTCCAAACTCATCTTCATTTCTATGGCTTAGCCTTTTAGTTAAGTCTTTATCTCCGCCAACTAGCTCTGAGATGCGCTCTTTTAAGTTTGATAGAGGTCCAAAAATCTCTCTTTTGAAAAATATACTCGCAGCAATGGTAAATAAAACAGCACCAATTATGAGCGCAACTAAAAGAGTAGTCTCTGTAGCTGCATTTTGTGCATCGTTTTTATCGAGTGAGACAACTAAATCAACTGCACCTAAGACATAACCCTCTTCTATATTGTAGTGACAGGTGAGACATTTTTGCTCAGCTATTACAGGTTTTATAAGGCGAATCGTGTGATGACCATCTTCATTTGTTTCTATAACTCTGTTGTTTTTACTGCTAATAACTTCTCTAACAGTAGCATCTTTAGTAAACTCTTCACCTGGGGCATAAACATCTATAACCGCTTGCGATTTAGCTACAACTAAGCTCTCTATGCCCTCTATGTTTCTTGCATCCTCAATAGCATCTTCTACAATTTTAGGATCACCCATCATCATACTAGTAGTCATAGTCTGTAGTATTGACTCGCTTAGCATCGCAAGGGACTCTTTTGCTGTTTTTTCCGAGAGTTGTTGAAGAGTTGTAGATAAGTAGTAAGTTATACCAAATAGCCCAAGGACACTTAGGGCTACAATGGAAGTTATAACTTTAGATTTGACAGTTTTTAGCATCATGATTTCCTGAACATTTGTTTGTATTATCATTATAGCAGAAAAAGTGCTTAAAAATTCTTTATAGCATGTTATAAAATATTATAATATTTAATTTAATATTAAAATGCCCAGAAGCTTTTCTATACCTAAAAAGCATCGAGAAAGTGCTTATATTTTGATCGTTTCATCTTTTTACAGATGGTGAGTAAATGTCTTATTTTGATAAGAAGTTTATCACTTTTTAGCTAAAAATAATTGTTTTATAGCCTTTTTACTATAAACAAGAGATAATAGCACTATGAATAAAAAAATATTGACAATTTTGGCCTTTTGTAGCACGCTAGTAGCTAATATAGCGGCCTTGTATTATGGACAGAAAATGATGCAATAAAGTCTTTTAATGCTTCTTTTGAGTTATCGCTAAGAGAGGTAGAGATGGATATGCGAGTGTTGAGATGAAAGAGGCTGGGTTTGAAAAGATTACAGCATCCTACTCTCAAAAGGGCGATGGCATTAAATGTGATGAGATAATCCACACAACAACACTAAGTATAGAAATTAAACCCTAACCCTTACTTCTACTAATGATGAGATATATAAAAAATGGTCCACCTATTAGTGCTGTTATGATACCAATAGGTAGTTCACTTTGAGATGGGATAGCCCTTGTTATAGTGTCGCAAAAAACTAAGAAAAATCCACCAAACAGAGCCGTTTTTGTGATGCGTTTGTTTATCGGCTCTTTATAAAGTTTTGCAACTATATGAGGAACTATAAGCCCTACAAAGCCGATAGGTCCACTCACACTTACAAGAACACCAATAGCAAAAGATGAGATAAGAAGAAGTAAAAGTGTGACTTTTTTTGTATCAACTCCTCTTAGTTTTGCCCCCTCATCAGAGATGCTAAGAAGTTGTAGTTCGTGTCTGTAAGCAAAAATAGATACAAATAAAAAAATAGCTATGATGCTAAGAGTTACGGGATGTACCCAGCCGATGATGGAGAGTGAACCCATGCTAAAACGAAGAAGCATATCGTTTTGCAACGCACTTCCTAGATAAAAAATTATCATTAGTGCAGATGTGTAAAAGAGTGAGAGGGCAATTCCTAGAAGCAGAAGTGACTCAAAATGAGAGTGCTTTAAAAACCTTGCTAAGTAGAGAAGTAAAAGTACACTCAGCATCGCCCCGAAAAAACCAAAGAGGCTGATGGAAGCGATGCCAAAAGCCAAG
Proteins encoded in this window:
- a CDS encoding methyl-accepting chemotaxis protein, which gives rise to MLKTVKSKVITSIVALSVLGLFGITYYLSTTLQQLSEKTAKESLAMLSESILQTMTTSMMMGDPKIVEDAIEDARNIEGIESLVVAKSQAVIDVYAPGEEFTKDATVREVISSKNNRVIETNEDGHHTIRLIKPVIAEQKCLTCHYNIEEGYVLGAVDLVVSLDKNDAQNAATETTLLVALIIGAVLFTIAASIFFKREIFGPLSNLKERISELVGGDKDLTKRLSHRNEDEFGETADEVNKFIEMVQSTINEIKSLGEKNTSIASEIEQSSHVIRESTAQERAIVANTNTKSLSIKDLLIENMQASEETQKNVKEAHDELGTARESLSVLGKEVNSFVETENELSSELVGLRSDADQVKDVLNVIKEIAEQTNLLALNAAIEAARAGEHGRGFAVVADEVRKLAERTQKSLTEIDISVGTIVQSINDVSDKMHVNAKSIESLLSISNDVEQKISTTSNAIDTSTKVADKSARDTIVISKSVEEIIEEIHKIDVLSTANNTSISSIENDLERLVKIAHSLQSTIDQFKS
- a CDS encoding FecCD family ABC transporter permease, whose amino-acid sequence is MIRFFIWTFLLFVLLVSGFVGAIYLDFSEVFKNDTLAHSIFFELRLPRVIFAFAAGAILSLCGLLYQSLFRNALMTPYTLGVSSGAILGAGIAIKLGLGSLAFGIASISLFGFFGAMLSVLLLLYLARFLKHSHFESLLLLGIALSLFYTSALMIIFYLGSALQNDMLLRFSMGSLSIIGWVHPVTLSIIAIFLFVSIFAYRHELQLLSISDEGAKLRGVDTKKVTLLLLLISSFAIGVLVSVSGPIGFVGLIVPHIVAKLYKEPINKRITKTALFGGFFLVFCDTITRAIPSQSELPIGIITALIGGPFFIYLIISRSKG